The sequence CTATTGTTTTATAACCTGCTTTTGCTTTTTCTACTGCGAGAGGTAAACCTACGTAGCCAAGTCCTACAACCACCACAACTGCAGACTTTTCATTAATTTTGTTTAAAAGATTTTCTTTAATTTTATTATTAATCATAATTTTATTCCCCCTTAGGATATATAGAATTATTCTTTTTTTGATATTCTTTGTTACAAGAAATACATATATATTTATGTTCTTTTTTTGCTAATTTTTCTCCACACTCACAAACATATCCTATTATTTTCGCTGGATTCCCTACAACTAAAGCATAGTCAGGAACATCTTTTGTTACTACAGATCCAGCACCAACAAAAGCATACCTTCCAATTACTTTACCACACACAATAGTTGCATTAGCCCCTATAGAAGCTCCTTTTTTTATCAAAGTAGTTTTATATTCATCTTTTCTTACTATAAAACTTCTTGGGTTAATTACATTTGTAAATACACATGAAGGTCCTAAAAATACATCATCTTCGCATATCACGCCTGTATATACAGAAACATTGTTTTGTATTTTAACATTGTTTCCAATTTTTACATTAGGTGATATGACTACGTTTTGCCCTATGTTACAATTTTCACCAATATAGCAACCTTTCATTATATGAGAAAAATGCCAAATTTTAGTACCTTTGCCTATATGACAAGGTTCATCGATATAACTTGATTCGTGAACAAGATAATCTTTTTTATCCAAAAACATCACCTCCTATTTTTATTCAAATTTTCTCAATACATTAACAATATATTGCCTTTGTTCTTCAGTTAGCTCTGGATAAACCGGAATAGCAAATGTTCTTTCTGATAAATATTCTGCATTTGGTAGATCCCCTAATTTATAACCTAATTCTGTATATGCTTTTTGTAGATGTAGAGGAACTGGATAATAAATTCCTGTTGCTATACCATTGTCTTTTAGGTAACTAACTACTTCTGCTCTCCTTTCTGATTGAAGGATATACATATGATAAACATGTTTTATATTTATATCTTTAAATGGGGTAACAAATGATGTATCTTTTAAGCTTTCGTTATAATATTCAGCATGTTCTTTCCTTAAATTATTCCATCTATCTAATTCCCTTAATTTTATTCTTAAAATAGCTGCTTGAATTTCATCTAATCTAGAGTTATGACCTACTATGTAGTTATAGTATTTAAGAGGATTATAGACTGTATTATCAGAATTATCATTTTGGGAAGCAGTTTCTTTTACATTGTTAAGTAAATTGTATGCTTTTTCCCCATCAATACCACTTCCATGTGTTCTTAATGCTTTACATATGGTTGCCAACTTATCATTGTTAGTAGTTATCATCCCTCCATCACCGGCACAGCCAAGATTTTTTGTTGGGAAAAATGAAAAACAAGCTATATCTCCTAATGAGCCTACCTTTTTGTTTTTATACTCAGCTCCAATTGCCTGACAAGCATCTTCTATTACGTACAAATTATATTTTTTAGCAATTTCTATAATCTCATCCATATCAGCAGGTTGTCCAAATATATGAACTGGCATAATAGCTTTAGTCCTTGGAGTTATTTTTTCTTCTATTTTACTTGGGTCTATATTAAAAGTATCTAACCTTACATCTACAAAAATAGGTGTAGCACCGACTGAAGATATACTTTCAGCAGTTGCAAAGAATGTGTATGGGGAAGTTATGACTTCATCTCCTTGTCCTATACCTAAAGCTTTTAAAGCTATAACTAAAGCATCTGTCCCATTACCAACAGAAACAGCATATTTTACTCCTAAGTATTCGCATATTTCTTTTTCAAATTCTTTTACATTTTGTCCCATTATGTAATTAGATGATGAAAGAATCTCTAAAACCTTTGGGTCTGCTTCATGCTTTATTGATTCATATTGTTTTTTTAAATCTATTAATCGAATTTGCATATTTCAACACCTACTTTCATTTATTCAATCCTCTAAAATTACTTTTTCTAATTTTTCTGCCAATAATTTATAATCGAAATCCTGAGCAGCCTTTAATGCATTTTGACAATAGATTTCATACTCTTCTTTTGGCATTTTATAAAATTTCAATATCCCTTCAGCTAATGCTTCAGCAGAACCACCTTTTACTGTAATTCCACAATTATACTGTTCTAAAATATTATAACCGCATTCTATATTTGATAAAGTTGGTTTGCCAGATGCAAAATAATCAAACATCTTATTCAAACTCAACCCATATTTATATAAATAAATATTTTTTCCTAAAAAAACATTTAAATTAGATTTACTCAATATATTAGGAATGTATTTCTTCTCAACTCTCCCTTTAAATACGACGTTATTGATATTATTGCTTTTCGTATATTCTTCTAATTCTTGCTTTTTATATCCATCTCCAAATAATACAAATTTTATATCATTAAATCCTTTATCTTGTATAATTTTAGCGGCATCTAATAAGTACTCAAGTGCATTAGCTATTCCCATTGAACCGGTATATATTACTTTAAAATTTCTATTATCATCTATATCTATATATTCAAAATTTAATCTATTTTTATTAAATGCTTCTAAATCAATACCATTATTAATATAATGTACTTTCTGTAGGTCAATAGGACCTCCACTATTTTTATCCAAACCCTTATCAATTATATAATCTTTTCCACCCTGCATAGTAAATATGAGCTTGTCTGCATTTTTATAGATAAATTTTTCCAATTTATATAGTATTTTTGCTATCAAGCTATCATTTTTTATTTTCTCCATTGCAACTAATGTTTCAGGCCATAAATCTCTAGTTTCCGCGATAAATTTAGCATTAAATTTTCTTGCTAATCTATATCCAGCAAGCCAAGTTAAAGGATGTACTGACGAAGCAATAATAATATCTGGTTTTTCATAACTAAAATATTTTGAATTTATTAATAAACCAATTGTATAATCTATCATGTTTAAAATTCGTTCTTTACCATTTCCAATATAGTCCCTAGCTTTTATAAAAACAAAAGGAACATTGTTAAAGTCTTTTAAATAAAATTTTTTATTATCATTTATCAAGTTATTTTTTCTATGATGTTGAGAGCTTGCAGTAAATATTTTTACTTTATATCCTTTTTTTAGCAAACTCTTACTTAATTCATAGTGTCGTATCCCAAAATCTGTAATTTCAGGTGGTCCTGCATAATGATTCAATATCCATATATTTTTCAACCTAAAAACCTCCTACATAAAAAGTCATAAATACTACTTCTTGCCAACAATACTTTTATTTTTTTAAAATATATGTCAAGATTTATTGCATATATTTGTTTAATTTTTCCATTTAATCAAACTATTCGTTGTTTATTTTTATAAAAAGATATTTTTAAGTTTACTTATTTTCATTAACCTTCGTTATAGCTGCCTCTTTTTTCATATCAATAAAAGGCAATAGTAAAGTAGAATATTTATCAAAATTATACATAATAAAGGTGAATGGTATTAATGTTAAACTGAGCAAGATAGTTATAATTGAAAGATCGATAAATAACAAAATACCGATAAATGCTGCATAAATACTTAAGATGATTATGGCCATAAGTGTTTTGTCATCTTTTGATAAAGCCTTTAAAATCTTGTGATGTAAATGCTCTTTGTCTGGTGAGAAAACTGGTTTTTTGTTAATTATTCTTCTTAAGAAAGCCCATGTTGTATCAAGAACTGGAACAAAAACAATAAAAACTACAGCGATTATTTGAGGATATTCATTTATCTGTATAGTTTGAATTGCAATAACTGATAATAAAAATCCTAATAAAAGACTACCTGAGTCACCCAAAAATACTTTAGCTGGACATTTATTTACTCTTAAAAATGCTAAACATATTCCTACAACTATTCTTGGGATTATTAAAGTTGAATCATATGTTAAGAAAATAAAAGCTAAAGTACTAATTAAAACCATACTTGTTGCAAGACCATCTAGTCCATCGATCAAATTTATTGAGTTCATCATTCCAACCATCCAAAGAATTGAAACGATTGGAGTTAAATATGTAAAATTCAAATTAAAATGGCCTAAAGAAACAGAATCGATTCGATAGCCTAAAGAATATGTAATTCCTGCCACTATAATCTGGAATAATAATTTAACCTTTGCAGGGAGGGAAAAAATATCGTCGACAATACCGATGGTAAATATAATTGCTATTGGTAATAAAATACCCCTTACACTAATGTTGAAAAAACTAAATATAAGTATAGTTAAAAATATCGCTATTCCTCCAGATCTAGGTTTAGGAATAGTATGTACTTTTCTTTTATTTGGTTTATCGAGGATATACTTGTTACCTATTTTAATTGCAAGTGGATTAAATAAACTACAAATTATAAAAGCTAACAAAACATATTTAACATCCAATTAATTCCCCTCCCACATTATTTTTTAAGACTGTTTCTTTATTTCTTGATAACAGTCATAACAGACCTGCCCTACCCCTTCAACGTAGCCATAACGTTCCTCTATCGGTTGGTCTTTTCTAATATGAGTCTTGGTTTTACAAATAAGACATGTTTCATACAAATCTTCTTTTTCTTTCTTTTTCTTGAAAAACGAAATAATCTTAGACTTCATCAATATCTCTCCTATTACTATTACTAAATTTCTGCAACAAACCTGCTATAACTACATAACTTCTTAACCATACCAATACTTTAAATACTCTTTTTATAGCAAAACATTGTATTATTTTTCTCGCTACATCTCTCTAACTACTGAAAATACTGTGTTTTTGTTTTCTTTTTTGCTAATTTACTGATTTCAAGAATCCCTTAACAAATTTAATTTCTTAAACATCTATAAACTTCAGTCACTTATATATTTTAGTATGAAAGGCCTAATATTTCAAGAATTTTCGTTCGACAGCTTATGACAGAAAAAGTCTTTTATATGTAGTAGTACTATAACAATATATTATTATTCGACACAAAGTTCTATTTTCCTTTTAGAAAAATAAAAAAATCCTCTTTAGTTACAAACAGTTTTTTAAACAGTATAGTACTTAAGGAGGATATGGTAAAATAAAAAAACTGACTTTAGAGCCAGTTTAGTTTTATATATTTTATTGGCAGGGGAGACAGGACTCGAACCTGCAGCCAATGGTTTTGGAGACCACTACTCTACCAATTGAGCTACTCCCCTGCGACAAAATTTATTATATAACATTTTTTTGAGTAATGCAATAGGTAAATTTGATTTTTTTATCAGTTGTCTAAAATTTTTTTGAATGATAGTATATATATAGAGACTGGGAAGGAGAATTACTATGAAAAGGAAATCTATATATATACTATTATTTATTTTTATATTAACCTCGGTGGTACTGCTCCCTAGCCCTGGTAGTACTATATATTATACTGATGGGGCTGTAAAGTCTGTTTTTGCTGGTGATACTGTAACTATCTTTTACCCTAATGGTTCTATTTTGTATAGTGGGGAATTTAGAGATGGTTTAGCCCATGGCTATGGTTTATACTATGATAAAGATGGCATTTTGCTTTACGAAGGAGATTGGGATCAAGGGTTTATTACCGGCTATGGTTATGATTTTTATCCAAGTGGTGAAATTAAATATCAAGGGTATTGGAAAAAGGGCCATTACCATGGAGAAGGTACTAAATTTAATGAAAATGGAGAAGTTTTGTATGAAGGTAATTGGTATTATGGCCTTCCTAATGGCCAAGGTAAGCTATATGAAGATGGAAACTTGGTTTATAGTGGTGAATTTGTCAATGGCTTAAAACATGGGTATGGTGAAGAATATCTAGATGGAAAGCTCCATTATAGTGGGTTGTGGTATGAAGGAAGTTATTATCTTTACGATAGTTTTTATCTACCGGATGGAACCAAACTCCCTCCGGCTTTAGGTCGATATTATTTAGAAGCTTTTAAAAAATATGGTTATGAAAAGGCTGTAGCTATTATTTCTCCTTTAGTTAAAGATATCAATACTATAGAAAAGGCTTCCGATGATCAATATTTTAAATATTTGATGTACCGCCACCTAGAACTTCCACAAAGGTATAATCAAAATACCGTTATTTCGATAATTAGGGAATTTAAAAAGGTGCCCATTGGTATTTTTGAAGACCTTGTAGCTTTAGGTGTAAAACATAGGTTGATTACCGGAAGTATCAGAAATCAAAGGGAATTTCAAGATACCAGTCATAGCACTAGGGGGATTTCCCTAAACCAAGCTACAGGGATAACAAGTACATCTAATAAATTGATGGTAACCCGCTTAGATCGGGGTAATCCAGTAGCCACTGCCCTCCATGAATTAGGCCATGGTGTTGATTTCTTTTTACTTAACCATATTTCTAAAGATGGGGAATTTGATAATTTACGGCTTAAAGAAGGACCGGTAATGTTTAAAAATTCGTATATAAATACCAGTTATTTTATAGATTATCATGAAGAATACTTTGCAGAATTTTTTGCTCAGATTTTTTTACCAGATGAAATGAAGTTATTTGGTGGAGCTAGAAATCTTGAGGAAATAAAGGAACGTGCCCCTAAAACCTATGATTTTTTTGAAGAACATGTTTTAAATTATGAAAGTAAATATATTAAAAGGACCACTATTCCCGATACTTTAGTAGCTAAGGACTTAAATGTGAATTTTAGGATAAAGGAAATAACTGAAGAGCGGGTAAAGGTTGAAGTATTGAGGGATT comes from Anaerobranca gottschalkii DSM 13577 and encodes:
- a CDS encoding acyltransferase; translated protein: MDKKDYLVHESSYIDEPCHIGKGTKIWHFSHIMKGCYIGENCNIGQNVVISPNVKIGNNVKIQNNVSVYTGVICEDDVFLGPSCVFTNVINPRSFIVRKDEYKTTLIKKGASIGANATIVCGKVIGRYAFVGAGSVVTKDVPDYALVVGNPAKIIGYVCECGEKLAKKEHKYICISCNKEYQKKNNSIYPKGE
- a CDS encoding DegT/DnrJ/EryC1/StrS family aminotransferase; protein product: MQIRLIDLKKQYESIKHEADPKVLEILSSSNYIMGQNVKEFEKEICEYLGVKYAVSVGNGTDALVIALKALGIGQGDEVITSPYTFFATAESISSVGATPIFVDVRLDTFNIDPSKIEEKITPRTKAIMPVHIFGQPADMDEIIEIAKKYNLYVIEDACQAIGAEYKNKKVGSLGDIACFSFFPTKNLGCAGDGGMITTNNDKLATICKALRTHGSGIDGEKAYNLLNNVKETASQNDNSDNTVYNPLKYYNYIVGHNSRLDEIQAAILRIKLRELDRWNNLRKEHAEYYNESLKDTSFVTPFKDINIKHVYHMYILQSERRAEVVSYLKDNGIATGIYYPVPLHLQKAYTELGYKLGDLPNAEYLSERTFAIPVYPELTEEQRQYIVNVLRKFE
- a CDS encoding glycosyltransferase family 4 protein, with product MKNIWILNHYAGPPEITDFGIRHYELSKSLLKKGYKVKIFTASSQHHRKNNLINDNKKFYLKDFNNVPFVFIKARDYIGNGKERILNMIDYTIGLLINSKYFSYEKPDIIIASSVHPLTWLAGYRLARKFNAKFIAETRDLWPETLVAMEKIKNDSLIAKILYKLEKFIYKNADKLIFTMQGGKDYIIDKGLDKNSGGPIDLQKVHYINNGIDLEAFNKNRLNFEYIDIDDNRNFKVIYTGSMGIANALEYLLDAAKIIQDKGFNDIKFVLFGDGYKKQELEEYTKSNNINNVVFKGRVEKKYIPNILSKSNLNVFLGKNIYLYKYGLSLNKMFDYFASGKPTLSNIECGYNILEQYNCGITVKGGSAEALAEGILKFYKMPKEEYEIYCQNALKAAQDFDYKLLAEKLEKVILED
- a CDS encoding glycosyltransferase family 4 protein: MDVKYVLLAFIICSLFNPLAIKIGNKYILDKPNKRKVHTIPKPRSGGIAIFLTILIFSFFNISVRGILLPIAIIFTIGIVDDIFSLPAKVKLLFQIIVAGITYSLGYRIDSVSLGHFNLNFTYLTPIVSILWMVGMMNSINLIDGLDGLATSMVLISTLAFIFLTYDSTLIIPRIVVGICLAFLRVNKCPAKVFLGDSGSLLLGFLLSVIAIQTIQINEYPQIIAVVFIVFVPVLDTTWAFLRRIINKKPVFSPDKEHLHHKILKALSKDDKTLMAIIILSIYAAFIGILLFIDLSIITILLSLTLIPFTFIMYNFDKYSTLLLPFIDMKKEAAITKVNENK
- a CDS encoding anthrax toxin lethal factor-related metalloendopeptidase, with the translated sequence MKRKSIYILLFIFILTSVVLLPSPGSTIYYTDGAVKSVFAGDTVTIFYPNGSILYSGEFRDGLAHGYGLYYDKDGILLYEGDWDQGFITGYGYDFYPSGEIKYQGYWKKGHYHGEGTKFNENGEVLYEGNWYYGLPNGQGKLYEDGNLVYSGEFVNGLKHGYGEEYLDGKLHYSGLWYEGSYYLYDSFYLPDGTKLPPALGRYYLEAFKKYGYEKAVAIISPLVKDINTIEKASDDQYFKYLMYRHLELPQRYNQNTVISIIREFKKVPIGIFEDLVALGVKHRLITGSIRNQREFQDTSHSTRGISLNQATGITSTSNKLMVTRLDRGNPVATALHELGHGVDFFLLNHISKDGEFDNLRLKEGPVMFKNSYINTSYFIDYHEEYFAEFFAQIFLPDEMKLFGGARNLEEIKERAPKTYDFFEEHVLNYESKYIKRTTIPDTLVAKDLNVNFRIKEITEERVKVEVLRDSSVYLLSSSSNLEDLRERFQMDREEIIRLVYKEENLLKSVNFGHTKNYIIYLAIDENNNYTLGETEKLWSREMYYNRDKGNPLRIEERQRMIFYLIGYLRSLINR